Proteins encoded within one genomic window of Ovis aries strain OAR_USU_Benz2616 breed Rambouillet chromosome 1, ARS-UI_Ramb_v3.0, whole genome shotgun sequence:
- the TSHB gene encoding thyrotropin subunit beta: MTAIFLMSMIFGLACGQAMSFCIPTEYMMHVERKECAYCLTINTTICAGYCMTRDVNGKLFLPKYALSQDVCTYRDFMYKTAEIPGCPRHVTPYFSYPVAISCKCGKCNTDYSDCIHEAIKTNYCTKPQKSYVVGFSI; this comes from the exons ATGACTGCTATCTTCCTGATGTCCATGATTTTTGGCCTTGCATGTGGACAAGCAATGTCTTTTTGTATTCCAACTGAGTATATGATGCATGTCGAAAGGAAAGAATGTGCTTACTGCCTAACCATCAACACCACCATCTGTGCTGGTTATTGTATGACACGG GATGTCAACGGCAAGCTGTTTCTTCCCAAATATGCCCTGTCTCAGGATGTCTGTACATACAGAGACTTCATGTACAAGACTGCAGAAATACCAGGATGTCCACGCCATGTTACTCCTTATTTCTCCTACCCTGTAGCTATAAGCTGTAAGTGTGGCAAGTGTAATACTGACTATAGTGATTGTATACATGAGGCCATCAAAACAAACTACTGTACCAAACCTCAGAAGTCCTATGTAGTGGGATTTTCTATCTAA